A window of Blautia argi genomic DNA:
GACTTCTTTTTCTTCGTTGTTCCTGCTTAAGCTTTCGTTCTCTTAACCGTCTTTCGTATTCTTTATCTCTTCCACTCATATGCCTCTTCCTCTTTTGTTGCTTTTATCAGTCCTTTAAAAGCGCCTGATAAACCTCACGCTTACTGATCCCTCTGTCTTTTCCCACTTTTTTCATGGCTTCTTTTTTCTCAATTCCCTGATTCAGATAAAATTCCATATGCTCCTCTAAAGACATATCTTCCCATCTGCGCCGTTCCTCTTCTTCCAGCTCCTGCCTTTTCCTACCCTCAAGCACCAGTACGCATTCTCCCTTTGGCGTATGTTCCCTGTACCAGCAGACTGCGTCTGCAAGCGTACCGCGAAATATATTTTCATGCTTTTTTGTCAGTTCTCTACACACAGAAATTTTTCTATCTCCCAGGTTTTCCCACAATTCCTCCAAAGTCTTTATCAGTCTGTGGGGCGCTTCGTAGAGAATCGCGGTTCTGGTTTCTGTCTTCAGAGAATCCAGAATACCGGCTCTTTCCTTCTTATCCGAAGGCAGAAATGCCTCAAAGGCAAACCGTCTGGTGGGCAGTCCTGAGAGGGTAAGCGCTGTGATACACGCCGCCGCCCCAGGCAGGGACGTAACTTCAATCCCCTCCTCATAGCACATGGAAACCAGTTCTTCCCCCGGATCTGAGATTCCCGGCGTTCCGGCGTCTGTAATCAGAGCAATGTTCAATCCCTCTTGCAGTTTGCGGATTAAATACCGCCCCTTGTCAAATTTATTGTATTCATGATAGCTTGTCATAGGGGTTTTGATTTCAAAATGATTCAAAAGCTTAATACTGTTTCTCGTATCCTCTGCTGCAATTAAATCCACTTCCTTCAGTGTCCGAAGCACCCGATAGGTAATGTCCTCCAGATTGCCGATGGGGGTTGCACACAGATATAGTTTTCCGCTCATTTCTTTTTCTCCTGTCCGTAAATATCCAATACCTCACGGGTATAAACTCCCGGTTTCTCATATACAATCAATGGTTTTTCCACTGTAATTCTGGATTTTCCGCCTCTCATGCCCTCTATTAGCACCAGATTCGGTTCTTTATCCACATAAGGGTGTACCAAACGCATGCGCTTGGGTTCTATGCCGTATTTCACCATCACAGACAGAATCTCTGCCAGTCGGAAGGGTCTGTGCACCATGTAAAATCTGCCCCTTGGCTTTAATACTTTTGCAGCCTGACTGATAATATCCTCCAGACTGCACAGGGTTTCATGTCTGGCAATGATTTTTGCCCTGTTTTCCCCTGTCAGCCCGTGGTTTCCCACCATGTACGGCGGATTGGTTGTCACCACATCAAAAAAAGACCCTCCGTAAATAGACGCGGCCTCCTTAATATCTCCTGTTGTAATGGTAATGTCTTTCTCTAAATGATTGTACTGTACGCTTCTTCTCGCCACATCTGCGCTTTCTTCCTGTATTTCCAGACCGGTAAAATGCCCTTTGGGATACCTTGCCTTTAATAAAACAGGGACGATTCCTGTACCCGTCCCCATATCCAGTACTTTCTCCCCTGGTTTTACATTGGCAAACCAGGAGAGTAGCACTGCGTCTATTCCAAAGCAGAACTGCTTCGGATTTTGTATCAGCTTATACCCGTTTTGCAGGTCGTCCAGTCTTTCATGTTCCAGAAGCAGACTCTTCTCTTCCATGAAATTTCCTCTCTGTCTTTCTTATTTATCTCTTTCTAATTCTTTCAATGCTTTCATTTCTTCTTCAGAAAGCCGGATTTTTCTCTCTTTTCTGTCTTGCTTTAAATTTCAGTTCAGAAGCCGGATATTCCCGGATTTCCTTCTCATCTTCTACATCCACAATCACTTTTACCAACTGTCTTAAGACATTGACGCTCTGTACTTCACCCTTTAGGCCGTCAGAAGTCGTCACTCGGTCCCCTGTATTGGGCAACTTTTTATTCAGCTCCTCGTAGGTTTCTTCCTCATTCTTCAGACAGCACATCAGGCGTCCGCACACACCGGAAATCTTGGTTGGATTTAAGGATAAATTCTGTTCCTTTGCCATTTTAATGGACACTGGTACAAACTCAGAAAGATAAGTATGGCAACAAAGAGGTCTGCCGCAGATACCGATTCCTCCTAAAATCTTTGTTTCATCCCTCACGCCAATCTGACGCAACTCAATTCTGGTTTTGAATATAGCCGCCAGATCCTTTACCAGCTCACGGAAATCAATTCTTCCGTCCGCAGTAAAATAAAACAGAATTTTGTTGTTGTCAAAGGTGTATTCCACATCAATCAGCTTCATATTTAAGCTGTGTTCCCTGATTTTTTTCAGACAGATGCGAAATGCCTCTTTTTCCTTTTTCCGATTGGTTTCTTCTTTTTTATCGTCCTGGGTATTGGCAATGCGGATAACCTCCTTTAAAGGTTGCACCACCTTCTCGTCCTCCACATCACGGGGCGCCAGCACAACACTGCCATATTCCACACCCCTTGCCGTTTCTACGATAACGTGATCTCCGGCCTTGATGTCCAGATTCTTGGGGGAAAAATAATAAATTTTACCCACGTTGCGGAATCTTACTCCAATTACTCTTGTCATGATTAGTTCTCCCTGATTGTAAGGAACAGAAGTTCCATAGTTAAGTCAAAATTCACGTTTGCCTGCAGACGCTGCTTTGCTGTTTCAATGGCCTTGATAATGGTTTCCAGCCCCTCATAGGAGCTGACGTCTGCCCGCCTTTTTATATCATTGTATTCCTGCTTGAAAACCAGACCGTCCATCTGCCTGGTAGCTTTAAACATCAGCACATCTCTGAACCATACCAGGAACAAATCCAGATATTCATAAACCGTATGTTTCTGCTCAGACAGCAGCTTTATGGCGTCTACCATTTCATAGACTTCCATATCCCTGCCCTTTTTCAGAATTCGAAAGGCTGCGTCCATCATCTCTGTAAAGTCCTCAGCCGTTGCAATCTGCTTTGCTTTTCCTACA
This region includes:
- a CDS encoding tRNA1(Val) (adenine(37)-N6)-methyltransferase, which produces MEEKSLLLEHERLDDLQNGYKLIQNPKQFCFGIDAVLLSWFANVKPGEKVLDMGTGTGIVPVLLKARYPKGHFTGLEIQEESADVARRSVQYNHLEKDITITTGDIKEAASIYGGSFFDVVTTNPPYMVGNHGLTGENRAKIIARHETLCSLEDIISQAAKVLKPRGRFYMVHRPFRLAEILSVMVKYGIEPKRMRLVHPYVDKEPNLVLIEGMRGGKSRITVEKPLIVYEKPGVYTREVLDIYGQEKKK
- the rsmI gene encoding 16S rRNA (cytidine(1402)-2'-O)-methyltransferase yields the protein MSGKLYLCATPIGNLEDITYRVLRTLKEVDLIAAEDTRNSIKLLNHFEIKTPMTSYHEYNKFDKGRYLIRKLQEGLNIALITDAGTPGISDPGEELVSMCYEEGIEVTSLPGAAACITALTLSGLPTRRFAFEAFLPSDKKERAGILDSLKTETRTAILYEAPHRLIKTLEELWENLGDRKISVCRELTKKHENIFRGTLADAVCWYREHTPKGECVLVLEGRKRQELEEEERRRWEDMSLEEHMEFYLNQGIEKKEAMKKVGKDRGISKREVYQALLKD